In Plasmodium vivax chromosome 14, whole genome shotgun sequence, the genomic window gtaaaCGTCGAATTTGTCTTTGTTCCGCAACACGGCAATAAGTCCGAGGTGCCCCGAACAGGCTACACCGTCCCGCAGCACATCTTCTCCGCTCCACAGCATGATACTCAGCTTCTGCTTCCCATAGTGGGTATTGTCAATGGTGTTCCACTCATTTGTGTTCATCCTTTGCGCGGTGGAggtgaaaagggagagagaagttaaaaaaggaggttaTCCGTTTGGTGGCTCCTCTGCTAAGTTGCTTGCCGATTGGTTTACCaattctccccccctgtaaAGCGGTGCAGCCTATTTGTGGTATACACCTCGGCTGTAAGTGCGCTCCTAACGTGTGGCTAAATTGAGCGTGTCATTTTGTTCACACTGGTGGGGAAGAAATGCGCCCCGTTTAGCTGTCCCCTCTGTTTTGCGCGCAaattcttctgcttcttatTTACGGAGAAAGACGTGGCGAGCCCTTCCCACCTTCCACCGCAGCAACAAATGTGTGTGAAGATTCGCTTGGGTGAAAAATCCAGCGTGTCCAATCTTCTTCACCCGCTTGTATAAGGGGTGGCCTTAACGGTGTAACCAGATGGAgaagactttttttttgcggtgGGAATCTCTAATCGTGGtaagcagggggggggggggaaaacaaaaaaaaaatcaacgtAACGAAACGGACGGAAGCGCAGCGTCGCTCTCCAATCaggataaaaaagaattgaaCTGGTCGACCAACGGGGGGTTAACCTTCAACATCGAAGAGGGAACTCCCAAATGGGGGCCAAAATCGgtggtccttttttttccctgttcAGTTTATATTGCGAATTTTTCGCCAACTGGATTTATACCAGTGGGAAAATACAATCCATAAGAAGGGGGGGACGCTTCTCCCAatgcagttaaaaaaataaaataaataatcagGCAACTTCCAACTGGGAACTACCTTTAACGTGGTAAAACGTCCAAATAGGTTCAGAAAAAGTGGCAACAAATTCGTCAAAATGGAtcagcaaaaaaggagggcaaATTTTTCAACCAAGCAgagcaacttttttttttttttttttttttctcgcaaCGCTCAGAgcacgtatatttttttattcgcaaatgcgggcgaaaaaaaaaaaaaaaacagcttcaCCTTTTGAGCAACACTGCTTTGTAAAAACCCTCTGGACGAGcgtaacaaaatggaaataatttCCTATTTGGATTAAATCCACCTGGTAAGTTCACTCCATTTTCGCGCTTCAAATGGGTGCCTTTTCCATCTGCACATAGCTTTGCAAGTCCCACACGTGAAACGAGGaacatattcatattttatgccaaccccccctttttccacaACTTGTTGCATTTTGTTAAGTTCTTTTTCGTGCAATTTTCAAcgccttcaaaaaaaaaggggggaaatatttACCAAACAAAGGCATACACGTGTAGAGGCGCGGTTGGGCATTGCCAAGCATTCGCAACACATACGCGTAGCGAAGTAACACCCCGCCGCTTCCGACCGCCCACAACGCAGGTATGCAAAAATTAGGCTCGCGACTCCATCTGGGAGAGGCCAAGTGCGGAAGACGGGGCTTTCAGCATTATGTAGTCAAGCCTGAGAGGGGCGGCTCTCTTTTTTGTGcgcgccatttttttgccagaGAAGCCAACCCGCAGAGTGAGTTGAACGGCGCTCCCTTCTGCGAAAGGAGACAAGTCAGCGGCTTCTTCACCAAAGCGAGGAACAACTGCTCCGTcgatggaaaaggaagaaatgaaatactttttgaaaaaatggaaaaaaaagatagcaATATACTCCATATGACGAAGCAGAGCGTGTCCAGTGAGAAAGCAGCCACAGTCGATTctgcgaaagggggaagcggggaaGGAGAGCCACTTCTAAAACATGGGGATGAAGACAAAGTGGCCAGTCGAAAGGGGGAGAACCAAAGTAGGgaacccctccccccagtCATAGACCTAGAACTGTCCGAAGTGTGGTCCAAAAAAACGCTCATTctaaatttcaaaaatagcGTATtcgaaataattttaaacaGGCCAGAAAAGCTAAACGCAATTAACAAAGATATGATTAACGGGTTGCTAAACATTGTGAAGAGCCTAAACAGCGATGATAGGTGTCACCTGATCATCATAAAAAGTAGCAACACGACGTGCTTCTGCTCCGGTTCCGATGTCAAGGACATTGtccaaaataaagaaaaagggatgCAGCATTTGAAGCAGCTCTACATGTACATTCACTACTTatccaaaatgaaaaaacctGTCTTGTGCATATGGAATGGTTATGCTATGGGAGGAGGTTTAGGGATTTCCATGTATGCAAAATTTAGGGTAATAAATAAGAAGGCCATATTTGCCATGCCTGAAAATAAGATTGGCTTCTTCCCAGATATCAGTTGCTcctacttttttaaaaaatatttcggAAGGAACATTGGGCTGCATCTAGGGTTGACATCCCTACGATTAAACGAAGCAGATTTAGTCAACTTTAAAATTTGCAGCAATTACGTTGAAGATGTGGGTGGACTGCTCAACGAGATTTACAACATTGGGAGGCCAAACCAGAAGGAGTTCGAGAGGGAACTCTCCACCATTTTAGGCAAGTACCCCCCGAAGGTCACTACAGAGACGAAGCCGGTACTTACCCACGAGCTGATTAGCAACATTGATAGGTACTACAGTGTGGCCGCTAACCTAAACGATCTTCTTAGCAAGTTGAAGAAGGACCAGCGCAACCCCTTTTGCCAACAAACGCTAGAAGCTATAAACCAGAACTGCCTCTCCAGCTGCAACTTATGGTTTGAGTATTTCCTTTACAATTACGATAAGCCCCTGGAGGAGGTGCTGGACAacgattttaaaattacGCAGCATTTTTTGTACCACACAGATACTTTCGAGAAGGGCGTAACGGAACTGCTcgtgaagaaaaataaatccttCAAGTGGAGCTCCGCGCGGGAAAGTGGCGATCTGCACGCGGGTCCAAGCGTTGAAGATATTCTGACGAACAGCGGGTTGCTGTCCATTCGGGGGGAGCTCACATGAGTGCGTTCGTAGGTGCGGCTTAATGCGCGGCGAAAGACGTGCCAAGGCGAAGAAAAACCGTTCACACCACCGGGTAGGTACAATCTCGTGCGCCAATGCAACGGGAACACACGCACATTTACGGATGCCCCCACGTGGCCCATCCAGTTACGCAGCTGCGGTTggcaaaattgaagaaacAAACTAGGAGAAGTCACAAagatgattaaaaaatttggtgGCTGCTTAAACCGAAGTGGCgaatttgtttcccccccttgtggtTACCAAGTCGGGGAGCACATAAGGAGGACacttcaaaaaggggggatgcGAGGGGGGATGGGAAGGAGCATCTTGACGCTCTCATGTAGGGGGCGTCTAAATTGGTGGCCAGGAGAGGCGACCCGTTTCGATTCCACACTTGCGGGATGTACGCTTCTCCACTGTAGGAAGGTCGTCCGTGCGAAATGGGAAGCCCCTTCGCGAAGTGCCTAACTGCTTACCGCGCATGCCGAGCCACTCACCGCCCGGGTCAAACTGCTCCCCCCCGAACGACGCGCCCCTTTCggcgcttcctcccccgcgGGCGCGCAACCCTCCTGTAGTAgttgttattaattttgcaaaacttgTAACCCTCTTCTTCCGAATCCGAAATGGATTGATCACTGCTGACGTCCACcacattttcatcattgATGTATCTGGAGTTGGGGAAGGAGCCGCTATTGGTGATGCTGACAAGCGGCCGTGCATCTATCTCTTTTGCAATAATGGAATCACAGTTAGATGCAGACCAGAACTTCAACATCTTGTCATCCCCAAAGGAGGTGAGGATGTGTCCAAGGGGGTTCCAATCAAGCAGGGTGATGGAAGACGGTTTATCAATTCCATGTGCAGAAGAAATCGTTTGAACGcatttattatcatttgtggtgtaaaatttaatattgcCTCTGTTGTCTGAGCTAGCGAAAATATGATTCTGTATAGGATTCCAAGTTACGTACGTGGGTTCATAATTTAACCCAAATCTTGTGCCCAAATTTTGATCACTCTTGTAGGAatataacaatttaaaatttcgaaTGTCCCACAGTTTTATTAAACTATCTCTGCTACAGCTGAGCAGATACGTACCGTCATgattccattttattttatttacattcgCCTTATGTGCATTGAGAGAAATAATCGGCTTATTGATTCTAACGTCCCAAAAGGAAATGGTTTGGGTTCTATTTCCGCTAGCTACGATTTCGTTCACCGGGTTCCATGACAAACAGctaatattatttgtatctacatttttgcattttaaatcttttataatttttctcgTTTTTATATCCCATATGATGGGATTGCACGTATCGGCACAGCCAGCCAATTTGGTGTTACAGCACGACAGGCTAATGTCTAGAACACATTTTGTTAATCCTTCAAATGCGTAATTGTCCAACAGATTTAGGGCAGATGACAGGATGACTATTTGCCCTAAAGAATTTCCTGCAAAGAGGTTATCATTTTTGGACCACTCTAGACAAGACACGGACCCACCTCCTATGGGGATTCTTTTTATGTCTTCGAAATTGAAATAGAGGCCATTCCAAATGGCTAGTTCGCTCAGTTGCGTTCCTGTTAGTAACCTCTTCCCATCGTTAAACCATTTTAAACTTACAATCATCCCTTTGCTTTTGTTTAAGCAAGAGTAGGCCAAATGGGACAGCACACCATCGTGCCTATCTATCATGTTGCTGTAGCAGAAGAGGGGCCTTACTCTtctggaaaaaatgggatggCTAGGGTACAGCTTCCGCTCGAACTGTCTCTTGTATATGTCGCTTTTGAGGAAGTTGCAAACTGGGGAAgtagggggggagaaaagaaatCTCATGTGGGCATAATTGCGCAAGTGTCACTGTAAAAGCGTGTGACGCATTTTTCGAGGGGCGAGGGAAGGGATGATTGCGgcatattttcccctttccgcAGTTGCCCACATTCCGAATTGCACTCCCCATTCGCCTTTTTTCGGTGCACCATCGGAGTTGCACACCCACAGGTATGCATCTACCCAGGGGGCTGGCACGTTTGACCTACTTGATGCATTGAAATCAACGGCGGGCCTATCTATGCCCAACTTGGTTGGGTAGTAGTTGCCGGCATTCTGGTCGTCTGCAAACATTTTAACCGCTTCGCATGAGTGTACAGGGGGTCACCAACGTTGGGGTGGGAGGAGCCGTAACTATGCGTATAAGCCCTGCTGTTGGGGGTGGGGGGCGCGCAAGGTGTTTACTCGGTCAGCTGCTAGGTGTTTATTCGGTCAGTTGCTAGGTGTTTATTCGGCCGATGCTAATGGATCGTTCCCCCGCCGCTACTTGCTACTGTTAgcacatacgtgcatacgttTTGCTGAGTGCACAGCCTAGCCCGAATAGCCTTCTATTTAGAAGCGCCCTTGCGGCTGATCTCGTAGGAGGGCGGGCAGCGGGCGCCCTTGGAAGGATGTCCCATCTTAGCTCTGCCCACCGCGCAGTCAAATGTTGCAATCGACAGGTAATGGGCGATCACTCGTGTACATACGTAGGCAAATGTATACACTGGAGCAGGTGGGTAGTACCTGTTTTGCTCACCCAGCTGTGCTCACCCCTTCGGAGCATGTTTTTGCGCTCTGCGATTTTGCGCTTCTACGATTTTACGCTCTCCCGCGGGGTGCTTGCGGCGCGTTTTTAAAGTGAACCCTATTTCCACTTCCAACGGGGCAAATCGTAAAGCCAACCTTCCAGGCACGCGCGGAGCCGAAATGTATTCGAACAAATTGATGTGTTGGGATGCGCGGATGCCCCACAAGCAAACATCCCCTTCGCGCGGTGAAAACGCAACGGCCGGGAACAAATACGGAGGAGAGCCTTCGGCTGAACACCCCAATTTCGGGAAAAACACATTTAACTGTTTTGGGGCCAACTCAAAAATGCGCGCCGCAAAAGCGCAGCACATGGAATGGAAAGTTTGTCAAgcagaaagaaaaaaaaaaaaaaaaaaagaaatgaaatgCAATTCATTTgtcacgtaaaaaaaaaaaaaaaaaaaaaatttcaccgaatttgcgtaaaaaaggaaaagtattccctttaaatttgttcatacTCACATGCTCATTCTGTTGCTACTTCCGCTCCGCTCTGCTCTGCGCTGCTTCACTTTGTGTGTTCCCCTTGGGGCTGCCCCACGGACGAGCGCTCACGTGTGCCCACGCGATATCTCCCTGTACTCCTTGAgcacgtttttaaaaaaggaggagaaaaaaacgtataTAGAATAGTGCTCCTTATGAAGGATGTACAGGGAGTAATTCACAAAGTAGTTATTTTCCAAGTTGAAGCTTCCGTTTTCGCTTATGATTTTCCGGAGGTACTGGACATCTGACATGCTGTTTTCGTTGGCTGGGTTTTCCATCCCTTCAGCGGCGCAGTGCAGCGCGCTTCCGCGGTCTTCCCCATCGCTATGGTCATCACTATGGTCGCCGCTATCATCACCGCTATGATCGCCGCTATGTCCACCGCTATCATCACCGCTATGCTCGCCGCTATGCTCACCGCTAACGCTGCTAACCCCAGCGGAGGCGTCAGAGCCCCCCGAGTGGTCGACCTCCCCCTCGCTGTCGCTCGAGtgccgctcctcctgctgctgctcttGCTGCACCTGTTCAACGTAGGCGTCCTCCACGGTGAGGTACCTCCTACTCCCCTGGGGTGACTCCCCCGTGGCGGTGTactgcttccccccatctTCTTCGTCCAAATTGTCGAAAAAGTCCCCCCCGTCGCTCTTCTTCTCGTTTGGCTGGCCACCGACTGATTGCTCCCCCTCGTTGGTTACCCTAATGTGGCTACCGCCGTGCCAGGAACCCTTGGACAAGCCGCTCTTGCCCCTATAAGAGGAGGACAAAATGTTGGAGGCCTCCTCATCTAACTCaatgttcatatttaaaaagaagtaaatgAAATGCCGTATGATAATATAGAACAAGCTATCGTATATCAAAtcgattttatttaaattgtgAATCATATCGAGGATATCCTTGTCGAGCGATTTTATAACTCGAATGTATAGTCTAACAACACATGCAGggatttttaatttgtaaatAAATGGCATCATGAAGGTTAACTTGATGAGTAGCGACTTCACCATCTTCTTATccatgaggaaaaaaatggaattatttttgtaccCAATTAAATAATTGGCAATGGATTTAATAgagtaattaaaaaggtcTAAATGATTCAACAC contains:
- a CDS encoding 3-hydroxyisobutyryl-coenzyme A hydrolase, putative (encoded by transcript PVX_100950A); protein product: MQKLGSRLHLGEAKCGRRGFQHYVVKPERGGSLFCARHFFAREANPQSELNGAPFCERRQVSGFFTKARNNCSVDGKGRNEILFEKMEKKDSNILHMTKQSVSSEKAATVDSAKGGSGEGEPLLKHGDEDKVASRKGENQSREPLPPVIDLELSEVWSKKTLILNFKNSVFEIILNRPEKLNAINKDMINGLLNIVKSLNSDDRCHLIIIKSSNTTCFCSGSDVKDIVQNKEKGMQHLKQLYMYIHYLSKMKKPVLCIWNGYAMGGGLGISMYAKFRVINKKAIFAMPENKIGFFPDISCSYFFKKYFGRNIGLHLGLTSLRLNEADLVNFKICSNYVEDVGGLLNEIYNIGRPNQKEFERELSTILGKYPPKVTTETKPVLTHELISNIDRYYSVAANLNDLLSKLKKDQRNPFCQQTLEAINQNCLSSCNLWFEYFLYNYDKPLEEVLDNDFKITQHFLYHTDTFEKGVTELLVKKNKSFKWSSARESGDLHAGPSVEDILTNSGLLSIRGELT
- a CDS encoding hypothetical protein, conserved (encoded by transcript PVX_100955A) produces the protein MFADDQNAGNYYPTKLGIDRPAVDFNASICNFLKSDIYKRQFERKLYPSHPIFSRRVRPLFCYSNMIDRHDGVLSHLAYSCLNKSKGMIVSLKWFNDGKRLLTGTQLSELAIWNGLYFNFEDIKRIPIGGGSVSCLEWSKNDNLFAGNSLGQIVILSSALNLLDNYAFEGLTKCVLDISLSCCNTKLAGCADTCNPIIWDIKTRKIIKDLKCKNVDTNNISCLSWNPVNEIVASGNRTQTISFWDVRINKPIISLNAHKANVNKIKWNHDGTYLLSCSRDSLIKLWDIRNFKLLYSYKSDQNLGTRFGLNYEPTYVTWNPIQNHIFASSDNRGNIKFYTTNDNKCVQTISSAHGIDKPSSITLLDWNPLGHILTSFGDDKMLKFWSASNCDSIIAKEIDARPLVSITNSGSFPNSRYINDENVVDVSSDQSISDSEEEGYKFCKINNNYYRRVARPRGRKRRKGRVVRGGAV